The genomic region CGCGATGTGAGGATGCGTGAGTTGCGCCGCCGCCTTCGCCTCCCGGTAGAAGCGCGCCCGATCATCTTCCGTGACCAGCGCCGCCGGTGGAAGCACCTTGATGGCCACCGTCCGGTCGAGTTTTGTGTCCTCGGCCTCGTATACGATGCCCATTCCACCGCGGCCGAGTTGTCCTGTAATCCTGTAGTGAGAAATGGTTTCGCCGATCACGGGTGATCTCCGAGGTAACGTTTGGGACAGGCCTTAGATAGCAGATCAGGTGAGGAGAAGCAAGGTGTTGCCCAGATTGAATCGGGCGAAATCGGAAATTGTCTCAACCATCCGCACACGGAAACCCCGGCCGCACGCAATCACCCGTTCGCCGTGCAGGGGAGCGTCAGCGCTGTGATGAAGTCTGCAGACTTCCTGCAATCACGCCGATAAGATCCTCCGGTTTCACTTGACCACAATGAGCGATCCGGACTCCTCTCGAGTACCGGCCCGCAACCGATAAATGTAGACCCCGCTCGCCATCGCGCCGCCACGCCAGGTAACCGTGTGTGGTCCCGCGGAAAGAACCTGGTCAACGATGCGCGCAACTTCTCGACCAAGCAAGTCGAAAACGCTCAGTCGAACCCGTTCCCTCGAGGGAATCACAAACGAAATACTGGTCTCTTCGGTGAATGGATTCGGGTAATTCGCTCCGAGTTCAAACGCGAAGCCGTGCGAACCGACGACGTCTGTCGCGATGACCGTCGTCGCGACTGGTGTAGGCCGGCTCTTCTCGGTGTTACCGACACGGTCCGACGCGAGCGCGTAGAACAGATAACGTCGGCCGGGCCTGACGGGCGCCGTGAAGCTGTTGGATTCGCTGAAACCGATCAGCTCAAAGGCACTGCCGTCAACGGACGCGTACACGGCGGCGGACGCAACTCCGGACCCGGTCTGCAAGTCGTCTGACGTCCACGCTACCGCGACGCGGTCTCCCTCCACCTCTGCCGGCAAGCTCGACATCGTCGTAATTGGCGCCTCGAAATCGATAGTGTTGACATGCGTATTGGTCAGGATCGGCTCGTTCAGGTCGAAGATGATCTCCGCTCGATTGGATATGACCGTCCCGCTTGGGAGTCCGTCGGCCGCATCCACAGTGAACGAAACGAATCCCTCCCCTTCTGGCGGGTTTACGTTCGGTGGCAGCTCTATGCCCTCGATATCCCAGGTGAGAACGTTGCCGACTCGGGTCGTCGTCCATCCATCGTGGCTGACGGGCCCGAATCGAACGCTGTTCGGATCAAGCTCGGGGCGTAGTGTGTCGGTGATCACGATTCGGAAGGCCGGCGCCGTCGCCTCCGCCTTGTTCTCGAAATTGATTACATACTCCATCTTGCCGGCTGCCGAAACGAAGTTCAGCGTCCCCGCGCCGCCGGGTCCAACCTTGGAGTTCGGATCGAACGAGCTGACCGGGTCCATTGGCAGCTGATCGTTCGGAACGTTAGGTCGCGGTGGCGCATCGCAGTCGATCGGCTCGAACATGCTCCTCCCGGAGTTCTGCTCGTAGCGTGCGGTGCCGTTCGCTACCGTGCTTGCGGCCGAATTCAGCAGGTTTACCGCCGTAACCACGCCGAATCCCGACTTCAGCGCTCCAATCTGGGAAAGCCCGCTTGCGCCATTCTCCGAAACCGCAAGCCACGGGGACTCCGAGCTGCCAAATGGATTCCACTTATCGTCCGTTCGGTCAAAGGCATCGTTGAACTTGTCCTTGTAGCCTGAATCGTTGTTGCACGGATCAGCCATGACCTCCTCAAGCGCGTGGAACAAGACATCGGACAGATAGCCGGCGCCAATACCTAATACGATACCGCCGACAATCTGGACGACAGCTTCTGAGCCCACTTTACCCGCGTCCGGCACGGCCTTCAGATAAGCGGTGAACGCTCTCGTCTCGCCCGGGCCGAGCGGCGATGTCATTACCAGCGCTTCCGTACTGTCGCCGTCAGGAGCGAACTGTTCAACTCCCCAGCCAACGGCCTCGTCCTTCGCCGACGAAGGGACGATCCTGTCGATGTATGCGCCGCCCTCAGTTCGAAGGCCGATGATGGTCCTCCCCATCGGCACAGATCCAGCATTGGTGTAGTAAACACGATATCGTTGAGGCGGCCCACCGACTCTAATTTGATTTCTGCCCAGAAGCTGAATGTCTGCCACGGGCCGGGCAGCGACCGGAGGACCGGGAGCCGCAATCACGAAGTCGCCCTCGGACGTAACGTTCAGTAGAGAGGCAAAACCAACTCCGCTCGACGGGTCAAACGTCACGGCAAAAGGCGGCTCCGTCAATTGCTGCCAGGTCCTCCCGCTGTCGGGCGAATGAAACACTGACAGGCTGTCCGGATCCAGATCGCCCAGGTGTCGGGCATTGAATGTCATCAGCAACGATAGCAATTCTGGTCGCGGGCTCGGGGCCGAGTCCGCCCAGCGGAGTCGAAACCAGTTCCGAACCGAGTTCGCGAACCGCGGGTGGGCCTGATCGCCATAGGTTTCGGCCCATATCGTGTCAGCGGACGTTACTGACTGATCGAATCCAGCCCGCATGTTGGAACCCACCACCACATTGGCGAACTGGTCGGGGACGTTCGGCATGATCACCGTTCCGAAGCTGGCAAACTGGTCCTGATCAGGCGTGTCCAGTTCGGCCGGTTTGTAGCCGACTTCCGGCGTCACGCTGAATTCGATGGTTCCCCCTCGCTCGAGTATCAGCTGTCCGCCGCGGTCGTCAACAGCGTTCAACCGACTCAGAACGTTACGCCCCTCTAGCGAGACAAATCCGGTCACCCATTGGACATCGCTGTCGATCCCCGGCGCAATAATGGTTCGTGGACCATTTCCTCCGTAGAAAACGCGCGATGCAACCTGGCCGGTATTAAGAACGTCACCCTCGAGCAGAAGAAGTCCGACATCCCCGAGAACGATTCCTCTGTTCACAAAGTCCCCGTGCACCTCGAGCGTGAGATTGTCCGAGCGACGAAGCGTTGCTCCCTGCTCGATCGTAATCCCCGCACACTCGAGGAGCCCCTGCATGGCAACATCCGCTCCGGCCGAAATGATCACCTCGTCATCAACCTCTGGAACCAGGTTTCCTTCCCAGGTCGACGGTTCGCTCCAGTCACCACCCGTTGTCGTTGATCGGATCTGTGCCAGGACATCCGTCGTCCCCAATGCCAACAGTAAGAGCATCAGCATACTGGACACCGGCACCAGGTTCGATACTCGACGAGCGACAACTCGCGTGGCGGTTATCATGCGAAACGAAGGCTTGTAGTGGAGGATTGACGGCACGGGCATTCCCAGTTTCAGAGTGGTGGTGAGGTCGGTGGCGTGGGGAAAACAAACAGGCAAACGATTACGATGCTGTGGGAGACATGAATCCACCCGCTCGCACCTCGTCGAACGCGTCAGTTTCCGCCAGATGGCATAGCCCCGGCTTCAGGTCCATGTCCTGCGAACGAGCCCATGCTCCACGCATCCATGCCGACTTGCTAAACGACTGAAATGCTGTGGTCTTGCCGAGCGCCAGCAATCCCCCGATGGCCTTCGTTGACCCGGATAGATAGCGGATCAGGTGAGGAGAAGCAAGGTATCCGGTCAAATTCACTCCCTGGCGTCAAGTACAGCACTGCCGCGTCGCCGCGATCAAGTCTTGTTCTGCCCGGGCGCACCGGCGCCGCATGACAGGCAGGCAGGTGCTGCGAGATGCATCAAGTTCGTAACGCCAAACCCTCCACTCAGCCCGTCCTGCCGACCGTTGGCCTTCGTCCGCCTACACCCCGACTTTTGCCCATTTGAAGCCGCTCCAACCCGCCGTAGCTTTCGTTCGCGAAACGGCCATTACATCGGTTTCGGTACACCGCGCACGGCGCCCGCTTCCGGGGCGTCATTCTCCCGGCAATTCTGGAGGGACCGACCATGCAACGCTCAATACTCCTTATCGGCGCCGCCGTTCTACTTCTCTCCGCGTTGATCGCGGGAACCGCCTCGGCGCAAATGATCAACCTGAAAACGGTGCCGGTTGCGAGCGGAGATCAATTCCTGATCTACCCCTCGCAGAACCTGTCCATGGGCGGCGTCTCGATTGCCCTCGACGATCCCTTCCTGGATCCGTTCGTCAACCCGGCTCGCGGAAGTCGAACACAAGGCGTGCAGCTGTTCGGGTCGCCGACCTTCTACTCGATCACGAATAACAACGGCGGGGCCCGGACCCTGCCCTTCTCGCTTCTGTACGGAGAGGACGACTGGTTCGGCGCCGTATCTCTCACCCTTCAAGAGTTGCGTGCCCCCGACGACGAGTTCTCGTTCGGACCGCAACCGCTGATCTTTCCCGAGACGGGAAACACCCTGAGCGAAGGCTCGGCCACGAACAAGTATTTCTTCGGGATGATCGGTCACAAACTGCCTGGCACGGGCATGTCTGTGGGCGGCTCCATATCGCTCGCCGATCTCAATGCGGTGGACGGTGTCGAGCACCTGTACGCGCTGAGCGAGAGCATCGATCAGTACGGAAGCGTATTTGATGTGAGGGTCGGATTCCTGAACCAGCTCTCCGGCGATCGAACGTTCGAGGCGTTGCTGCTCCACAACCGGTTCCGCATGACGCACGACGTGACGTACTTCGATTTTATCTGGGATCAGCCGGCAGACTGCTGCGCACCGACAACCGTACGACGCGATGAGCGCAACCTCGACAGGACCGACACCTGGGGTCTGCACATGGAATACACGCAGCCGCTCACGGACACGGGTTGGCGCGTCGGCGGCATCGCCACAGCCAACTACAAGTCGCACCCCAAGATTCCGAACTACGAAATCATGAACATCCCTCGCGATCCCGGCCACTCGTGGGCGTACAACCTGGGAGTCGGTGTGTCGCGCCAGGCAGGTCAGGCACGGTTCGGGCTGGATCTTATTTACGAGCCTATTAAGAGCAGCACCTGGGCCGAAGCGAATATTGAGTTACCGACAGCCGACGGTGGAATTCTGACGATCGGCAGCAAGTCAATCGAGAACGACTTCGATTTTTCGAATGCAATCATGCGGGTTGGCCTGTCGCGCGAAGGTGAGCGCGGCGGGCTGAGCCTCGGTCTCCAAGTCCGGAGCACCGACTACCAGCTCCGACAGCGTGACAACGTCGCGCTGACCCGGCGAACCCAGCAAGAGCACTGGCTGGAGTGGACGCCCACCTGGGGTGGCGTGATTCATTTCCCCGAGTTCGAGATCCGCTACACCGGACGCGCCACGCTGGGCACAGGACGGCCGAGTGTTGCCTGGACCGGATTGCGCGGAGCGACGGTGGATCAGGCCGTGGCGGCAGACTTCATCATTGCACCCAGCGGTCCGCTCACGCTGCAGGATGCGTCCGTCTTCACGCATCAGGTGTCGGTGGCGATACCGATTCGTTGACGGGATCGTAGAAGGGCGAACAACCGCAACGGCGCCGCTCCTATTCCGGCATTCGCCAAGAGAAAGCCGGTCCCGGGACGCCTCAATCCAAGCGCTGTACGCGAAGGTTTCGCCAGCGGACCTTGATGCCGCCGCCGTCGTGAATCTGCAGAGCAATCACGCCCTCCGCCTTTCCGATCAACTCGTCGGTTAGTTGGACCATCTGCTCGCCGTTGAGCCACGTCGTCACTTCATCGCCGACAGCACGCACACGCAGCGTGTTCCATCCACCCATCTTGAGCGACCGGTCGCTGCCCTCGGGAGGCTTGATCAGCCAACCCCGACCGTACGATTCGTAGATACCGCCCGTCGGGTTTCCCGGCGGTGCGATCTCCGCCTGCCAGCCCGTAATGCGCGTGCCATCGAGCGACGATCTGAAGAACAGGCCGCTGTTGCCGTTCGCCTCCTGACTGAACTCCACGGACAAATCGAAATCCTTGAAACTGGCGTCGGTCGCCAGGTACCCGTACTCCTGGTCCGGCCCGCTTTCGCCAATGAGTTCCCCATCCTCCACATACCAGAGCTCCGTCCCATGCACGCGCCACCCGTCGAGGCTTTTGCCGTCGAACAGGGAAATGCCCACCGAT from Rhodothermales bacterium harbors:
- a CDS encoding DUF1080 domain-containing protein; this translates as MNRTLFLIVCLGMLMPACRSSSVGISLFDGKSLDGWRVHGTELWYVEDGELIGESGPDQEYGYLATDASFKDFDLSVEFSQEANGNSGLFFRSSLDGTRITGWQAEIAPPGNPTGGIYESYGRGWLIKPPEGSDRSLKMGGWNTLRVRAVGDEVTTWLNGEQMVQLTDELIGKAEGVIALQIHDGGGIKVRWRNLRVQRLD
- a CDS encoding T9SS type A sorting domain-containing protein translates to MPSILHYKPSFRMITATRVVARRVSNLVPVSSMLMLLLLALGTTDVLAQIRSTTTGGDWSEPSTWEGNLVPEVDDEVIISAGADVAMQGLLECAGITIEQGATLRRSDNLTLEVHGDFVNRGIVLGDVGLLLLEGDVLNTGQVASRVFYGGNGPRTIIAPGIDSDVQWVTGFVSLEGRNVLSRLNAVDDRGGQLILERGGTIEFSVTPEVGYKPAELDTPDQDQFASFGTVIMPNVPDQFANVVVGSNMRAGFDQSVTSADTIWAETYGDQAHPRFANSVRNWFRLRWADSAPSPRPELLSLLMTFNARHLGDLDPDSLSVFHSPDSGRTWQQLTEPPFAVTFDPSSGVGFASLLNVTSEGDFVIAAPGPPVAARPVADIQLLGRNQIRVGGPPQRYRVYYTNAGSVPMGRTIIGLRTEGGAYIDRIVPSSAKDEAVGWGVEQFAPDGDSTEALVMTSPLGPGETRAFTAYLKAVPDAGKVGSEAVVQIVGGIVLGIGAGYLSDVLFHALEEVMADPCNNDSGYKDKFNDAFDRTDDKWNPFGSSESPWLAVSENGASGLSQIGALKSGFGVVTAVNLLNSAASTVANGTARYEQNSGRSMFEPIDCDAPPRPNVPNDQLPMDPVSSFDPNSKVGPGGAGTLNFVSAAGKMEYVINFENKAEATAPAFRIVITDTLRPELDPNSVRFGPVSHDGWTTTRVGNVLTWDIEGIELPPNVNPPEGEGFVSFTVDAADGLPSGTVISNRAEIIFDLNEPILTNTHVNTIDFEAPITTMSSLPAEVEGDRVAVAWTSDDLQTGSGVASAAVYASVDGSAFELIGFSESNSFTAPVRPGRRYLFYALASDRVGNTEKSRPTPVATTVIATDVVGSHGFAFELGANYPNPFTEETSISFVIPSRERVRLSVFDLLGREVARIVDQVLSAGPHTVTWRGGAMASGVYIYRLRAGTREESGSLIVVK